The Catenuloplanes niger genome includes a window with the following:
- a CDS encoding L-ribulose-5-phosphate 4-epimerase, producing the protein MTIPTSLTETVAKLRAEVCLLHSELTRWGLVTWTSGNVSARVPGADLMVIKPSGLSYDDLTPESMVVCDLDGTVVDGAHGPSSDTDSHAYVYRAMPEVGGVVHTHSPYATAWAARGEEIPCVITAMADEFGGPIPIGPFALIGSDDIGKGIVETLSGHRSPAVLMRSHGPFTIGKNAKAAVKAAVMCEDVARTVHFATLRGPVQPLPQHHIDSLYDRYQNVYGQRSTPAA; encoded by the coding sequence ATGACCATCCCGACCTCGCTGACCGAGACCGTGGCCAAGCTGCGGGCCGAGGTGTGCCTGCTGCACTCCGAGCTGACCCGCTGGGGCCTCGTCACGTGGACCAGCGGCAACGTCTCGGCCCGGGTGCCCGGCGCCGACCTCATGGTGATCAAGCCGAGTGGTCTCTCCTACGACGACCTGACGCCGGAGTCGATGGTGGTCTGCGACCTGGACGGCACGGTCGTCGACGGCGCGCACGGCCCGTCCAGCGACACCGACTCGCACGCGTACGTCTACCGGGCGATGCCCGAGGTCGGCGGCGTGGTGCACACGCACAGCCCGTACGCGACCGCCTGGGCCGCGCGCGGCGAGGAGATCCCGTGCGTGATCACCGCGATGGCCGACGAGTTCGGCGGCCCGATCCCGATCGGCCCGTTCGCGCTGATCGGCAGCGACGACATCGGCAAGGGCATCGTCGAGACGCTCTCCGGCCACCGCTCGCCGGCCGTGCTGATGCGCAGCCACGGGCCGTTCACCATCGGCAAGAACGCGAAGGCCGCGGTCAAGGCCGCGGTGATGTGTGAGGACGTGGCGCGCACCGTGCACTTCGCCACGCTTCGCGGCCCGGTCCAGCCGCTGCCGCAGCACCACATCGACTCGCTCTACGACCGCTACCAGAACGTCTACGGTCAGCGTTCGACGCCGGCCGCCTGA
- a CDS encoding ribulokinase, giving the protein MSANSDRVVIGVDYGTLSGRAVVVRVSDGAELASAVHEYPHAVVERTLPGSTVRLAPDTALQVPEDYREVLRVTVPAALAAAGVPASSVIGIATDFTACTVLPTLADGTPLNEVDGFADRPHAYVKLWKHHAAQPQADRINALAHERKEPWINRYGGKISSEWEFAKGLQVLEEDPEVYARADRWIEAADWIVWQLTGVESRNICTAGYKGIYQDGDWPSTEFLAALNPSFGGFVDKLRFDLSPLGGLAGTLSAEAAAWTGLPEGIAVAVGNVDAHVTAPAAAAVEPGQMLAVMGTSTCHIMSSDRLAEVPGMCGVVQDGIIPGLYGYEAGQSGVGDIFGWFVDNFVPASYAQAAAAAGVSLHGYLTSLAARQAVGAHGLVALDWHNGNRSVLVDHNLSGVIIGETLATRPEDVYRALIEATAFGTRTIVDAFEASGVPVNEFIVAGGLLKNEFLMQIYSDVLRRPLHLIDSDQGPALGSAIHAAVAAGAYPDIRAAAAAMGKIRRDVYTPDPARADAYDALYEIYTELHEQFGRSSKSLHRLRAIRNQAVNS; this is encoded by the coding sequence GTGAGCGCTAACAGCGATCGCGTGGTGATCGGTGTCGACTACGGCACGCTATCCGGGCGCGCCGTCGTGGTCCGCGTCTCCGACGGCGCCGAGTTGGCCAGCGCCGTCCACGAATACCCGCACGCGGTCGTGGAGCGCACGCTGCCCGGCTCGACCGTGCGGCTCGCGCCGGACACCGCGCTGCAGGTGCCGGAGGACTACCGTGAGGTGCTGCGCGTCACCGTGCCGGCGGCGCTGGCCGCGGCCGGCGTGCCCGCCTCCTCGGTGATCGGCATCGCCACCGACTTCACCGCCTGCACCGTGCTGCCCACGCTCGCGGACGGCACGCCGCTGAACGAGGTCGACGGGTTCGCGGACCGGCCGCACGCCTACGTCAAGCTATGGAAGCACCACGCGGCCCAGCCGCAGGCCGACCGGATCAACGCGCTCGCGCATGAGCGCAAGGAGCCCTGGATCAACCGGTACGGCGGCAAGATCTCCTCGGAGTGGGAGTTCGCCAAGGGCCTCCAGGTGCTGGAGGAGGACCCGGAGGTCTACGCGCGGGCCGACCGGTGGATCGAGGCCGCGGACTGGATCGTCTGGCAGCTGACCGGCGTCGAGTCGCGCAACATCTGCACCGCCGGTTACAAGGGCATCTACCAGGACGGCGACTGGCCGTCGACCGAGTTCCTGGCCGCGCTGAACCCCAGCTTCGGCGGTTTCGTCGACAAGCTCCGGTTCGACCTGTCGCCGCTCGGCGGGCTGGCCGGCACGCTCTCCGCGGAGGCCGCGGCCTGGACCGGGCTGCCCGAGGGCATCGCGGTCGCGGTCGGCAACGTCGACGCGCACGTCACCGCGCCGGCCGCGGCCGCGGTCGAGCCCGGCCAGATGCTCGCCGTGATGGGCACCAGCACCTGCCACATCATGAGCTCCGACCGGCTCGCCGAGGTGCCGGGCATGTGCGGCGTCGTCCAGGACGGGATCATCCCCGGTCTGTACGGCTACGAGGCCGGTCAGAGCGGCGTCGGCGACATCTTCGGCTGGTTCGTCGACAACTTCGTCCCGGCCTCCTACGCGCAGGCCGCCGCCGCGGCGGGCGTCTCGCTGCACGGATACCTCACGTCGCTCGCCGCCCGGCAGGCCGTCGGCGCGCACGGCCTGGTCGCGCTGGACTGGCACAACGGCAACCGGTCCGTGCTGGTCGACCACAACCTGTCCGGCGTGATCATCGGCGAGACGCTGGCCACCCGGCCGGAGGACGTCTACCGCGCGCTGATCGAGGCGACGGCGTTCGGCACCCGCACCATCGTCGACGCGTTCGAGGCGTCCGGCGTGCCGGTGAACGAGTTCATCGTCGCGGGCGGCCTGCTGAAGAACGAGTTCCTGATGCAGATCTACTCCGACGTGCTGCGCCGGCCGCTGCACCTGATCGACTCCGACCAGGGGCCCGCGCTCGGCTCCGCGATCCACGCCGCGGTCGCCGCGGGCGCGTACCCGGACATCCGGGCCGCGGCCGCCGCGATGGGCAAGATCCGCCGGGACGTCTACACGCCGGACCCGGCCCGCGCGGACGCGTACGACGCGCTCTACGAGATCTACACCGAGCTCCACGAACAGTTCGGCCGGAGCAGCAAGTCCCTCCACCGGCTTCGCGCCATCCGTAACCAGGCGGTGAATTCATGA
- a CDS encoding LacI family DNA-binding transcriptional regulator, with the protein MPRRRTSGPPIMADVARLAGVSHQTVSRVLNEHPNVRPETRDRVLAAIEELAYRRNFSARALVTSRTQTLGVVAFDTTLFGPASTLYGIEQAAREAGYFVSIVSLKSITRETVREALDYLAAQSVDGYIVLAPQQAAIEAITDMPLGLPVVAVEGPNAGDVPIVAVDQAGGGALATRYLLDLGHRTVWHIGGPADWLEADARVRGWRSALTAAGAPVPPPIRGDWSPRSGYQAGAELAALARAEPGRITAIFVGNDQMALGALRALREADIRVPEDVSVVGFDDIPEAEFFPPPLTTVTQDFTEVGRRSMRMLLAQLDSARPDHPPDALRDIVPARLAIRSSTARFIDQ; encoded by the coding sequence ATGCCGCGCAGACGGACCTCCGGCCCGCCCATCATGGCCGACGTGGCGCGCCTCGCCGGCGTCTCCCACCAGACGGTCTCCCGGGTGCTCAACGAGCACCCCAACGTCCGGCCGGAGACGCGGGACCGCGTGCTCGCCGCGATCGAGGAGCTGGCCTACCGGCGCAACTTCTCGGCGCGCGCGCTCGTCACCAGCCGCACCCAGACGCTCGGCGTGGTCGCGTTCGACACCACGCTGTTCGGCCCGGCCAGCACGCTCTACGGCATCGAGCAGGCGGCCCGCGAGGCCGGATACTTCGTCTCGATCGTCAGCCTCAAGAGCATCACCCGGGAGACGGTCCGGGAGGCGCTGGACTACCTGGCCGCCCAGTCCGTCGACGGCTACATCGTGCTGGCGCCGCAGCAGGCCGCGATCGAGGCCATCACCGACATGCCGCTCGGGCTGCCGGTCGTCGCGGTCGAGGGGCCGAACGCGGGCGACGTGCCGATCGTCGCGGTCGACCAGGCCGGCGGCGGCGCGCTCGCCACCCGTTACCTGCTCGACCTCGGCCACCGCACGGTCTGGCACATCGGCGGCCCGGCCGACTGGCTGGAGGCGGACGCCCGGGTGCGCGGCTGGCGGTCCGCGCTCACCGCGGCCGGCGCGCCGGTGCCGCCGCCGATCCGCGGCGACTGGAGCCCGCGCTCCGGCTACCAGGCCGGCGCGGAGCTGGCCGCGCTCGCACGCGCGGAGCCGGGCCGGATAACCGCGATCTTCGTCGGCAACGACCAGATGGCGCTCGGCGCGCTCCGGGCACTGCGCGAGGCCGACATCCGGGTGCCGGAGGACGTCAGCGTGGTCGGCTTCGACGACATACCCGAGGCGGAGTTCTTCCCGCCGCCGCTGACCACGGTCACCCAGGATTTCACCGAAGTCGGGCGGCGCAGCATGCGTATGCTGCTGGCGCAGCTCGACTCCGCCCGGCCGGACCACCCGCCGGACGCGCTGCGCGACATCGTGCCCGCGCGGCTGGCGATCCGATCCAGCACCGCCCGTTTCATCGACCAGTGA
- a CDS encoding glycoside hydrolase family 6 protein, translated as MTSSSQRWRRGLTAVTALALGTTGIVVAASQASAAAGCRVSYTVNQWNSGFTGNLTVTNLGDPITSGWNITWTWAGNQQVTQGWNGEISQSGTSVTVRNPSWAASLGTNASVNPGFQATYSGTNTAPTSFSLNGTVCTGAVAGTPTSTPTGNPGTPTPGPTTPGPSTPAGQKVDNPYVGAQGYVNPEWKAKAESVAGGSRISSNPTAVWIDRIAAIEGTEGSSSNGSMGVRDHLDAALAQGAGYIQFVIYNLPGRDCAALASNGELGPTELPRYKTQYIDPIAAIQADPKYKNLRIINIVEIDSLPNLVTNVDGAAGTEMCRTMKANNGYVEGVGYALAKLGPIGNVYNYIDAAHHGWIGWDTNFGPTATLFAQAANASGSTVANVHGFITNTANYSALKEPFVTITSTVNGQSVRQSKWVDWNFYTDELSFAQAFRNELIAKGFRSDIGMLIDTSRNGWGGPNRPTAASTSTVMDTWVNESRVDRRIHAGNWCNQSGAGLGERPKAAPEPGIDAYVWVKPPGESDGSSELIPNTEGKGFDRMCDPTYTGNARNGNSMSGALPNAPISGAFFPAQLTELMNNAYPAL; from the coding sequence ATGACGAGTTCTTCGCAGCGATGGCGCCGCGGCCTGACCGCCGTCACCGCGCTCGCGCTCGGCACCACCGGCATCGTCGTGGCCGCCTCGCAGGCCAGCGCGGCCGCGGGCTGCCGGGTCAGTTACACCGTGAACCAGTGGAACAGCGGCTTCACCGGCAACCTGACGGTGACCAACCTCGGCGACCCGATCACCAGCGGGTGGAACATCACCTGGACCTGGGCCGGCAACCAGCAGGTGACCCAGGGCTGGAACGGTGAGATCAGCCAGTCCGGCACCTCGGTGACGGTGCGGAACCCGTCCTGGGCCGCGTCGCTCGGCACGAACGCGTCGGTGAACCCCGGCTTCCAGGCCACCTACTCCGGCACCAACACGGCGCCGACCTCGTTCTCGCTGAACGGCACGGTCTGCACCGGCGCGGTCGCCGGCACGCCGACCTCGACGCCGACCGGCAACCCGGGCACGCCGACGCCGGGCCCGACCACGCCCGGCCCGTCGACCCCGGCCGGCCAGAAGGTCGACAACCCCTACGTGGGCGCGCAGGGCTACGTGAACCCGGAGTGGAAGGCGAAGGCGGAGTCGGTCGCCGGCGGCAGCCGGATCTCCAGCAACCCGACGGCCGTCTGGATCGACCGGATCGCGGCCATCGAGGGCACCGAGGGCAGCAGCTCGAACGGCTCGATGGGCGTGCGTGACCACCTGGACGCGGCGCTGGCGCAGGGCGCGGGCTACATCCAGTTCGTCATCTACAACCTGCCCGGCCGGGACTGTGCCGCGCTCGCCTCCAACGGTGAGCTCGGCCCGACGGAGCTGCCGAGGTACAAGACGCAGTACATCGACCCGATCGCGGCGATCCAGGCGGACCCGAAGTACAAGAACCTGCGGATCATCAACATCGTCGAGATCGACTCGCTGCCGAACCTGGTGACGAACGTCGACGGCGCGGCCGGCACCGAGATGTGCCGCACGATGAAGGCCAACAACGGGTACGTCGAGGGCGTCGGTTACGCGCTGGCCAAGCTGGGCCCGATCGGCAACGTCTACAACTACATCGACGCGGCGCACCACGGCTGGATCGGCTGGGACACCAACTTCGGCCCGACCGCGACGCTGTTCGCCCAGGCCGCCAACGCCTCCGGCAGCACCGTGGCCAACGTGCACGGCTTCATCACGAACACGGCGAACTACTCCGCGCTGAAGGAGCCGTTCGTCACCATCACCAGCACCGTCAACGGCCAGTCCGTGCGGCAGTCGAAGTGGGTGGACTGGAACTTCTACACGGACGAGCTGTCGTTCGCGCAGGCGTTCCGCAACGAGCTGATCGCCAAGGGCTTCCGTTCGGACATCGGCATGCTGATCGACACCAGCCGCAACGGCTGGGGCGGCCCGAACCGGCCGACCGCGGCCAGCACGTCGACCGTGATGGACACCTGGGTCAACGAGTCCCGCGTCGACCGTCGCATCCACGCCGGCAACTGGTGCAACCAGTCCGGTGCGGGCCTGGGCGAGCGGCCGAAGGCGGCCCCGGAGCCGGGCATCGACGCGTACGTCTGGGTCAAGCCGCCGGGTGAGTCGGACGGCTCCAGCGAGCTCATCCCGAACACCGAGGGCAAGGGCTTCGACCGGATGTGCGACCCGACCTACACCGGTAACGCCCGGAACGGCAACAGCATGAGCGGCGCGCTGCCGAACGCCCCGATCTCCGGCGCGTTCTTCCCGGCGCAGCTGACCGAGCTGATGAACAACGCCTACCCGGCCCTGTAG
- a CDS encoding cytochrome P450 family protein, whose product MTTTLYGPVFRADPHAVYRTMREEAPVHRVELAGGVEAWLITRYDDAKAALTDPRLVKGVLHPPNRMGIPADVHSAITHHMLSADPPDHTRLRRLVSATFTPRRIDALRPRITELTGELLDAMHGLGEADLIETFAFPLPIAVISELLGVPVEDRDSFRDWSNLVTSPGERRAESPRAVLALHGYVQELIARKRKAPGDDLLSGMLAVRDDGDRLTEDELASTVFLLLIAGHETTVNLIANGAYRLLETRERWVELRARRELLPSAIEEFLRFDSPVQTSTHRVSTAPLTIGGVDVPAGATVLISLLSANMDGARYPDPEHLRLSRTGTPHLAFGHGIHYCLGAPLARLEAQIAFTGLLDRFPELRMAFSPAELTWRPGALIHGLEALPVSGLAPRHP is encoded by the coding sequence ATGACCACCACGCTGTACGGGCCCGTGTTCCGCGCCGACCCGCACGCGGTCTACCGCACCATGCGCGAGGAGGCGCCGGTGCACCGCGTCGAGCTGGCCGGCGGCGTGGAGGCGTGGCTGATCACGCGGTACGACGACGCGAAGGCCGCGCTCACCGACCCGCGCCTGGTCAAGGGCGTGCTGCACCCACCGAACCGGATGGGCATCCCGGCGGACGTGCACTCCGCGATCACGCACCACATGCTCTCCGCGGACCCACCGGACCACACCCGGCTGCGGCGGCTGGTCTCGGCCACGTTCACGCCGCGCCGGATCGACGCGCTGCGGCCGCGGATCACGGAGCTGACCGGCGAGCTGCTGGACGCGATGCACGGGCTCGGCGAGGCGGACCTGATCGAGACGTTCGCGTTCCCGCTGCCGATCGCGGTGATCTCCGAGCTGCTCGGCGTGCCGGTGGAGGACCGGGACTCGTTCCGCGACTGGTCGAACCTGGTCACCTCGCCCGGCGAGCGGCGCGCCGAGTCGCCCCGCGCGGTGCTCGCGCTGCACGGCTACGTCCAGGAGCTGATCGCGCGGAAGCGGAAGGCGCCCGGCGACGACCTGCTCTCCGGCATGCTCGCGGTGCGCGACGACGGCGACCGGCTGACCGAGGACGAGCTGGCCTCCACCGTCTTCCTGCTGCTCATCGCGGGGCACGAGACCACGGTCAACCTGATCGCGAACGGCGCCTACCGCCTGCTCGAGACGCGGGAGCGCTGGGTGGAGCTGCGGGCGCGGCGCGAACTGCTGCCGTCCGCGATCGAAGAATTCCTGCGCTTCGACAGCCCGGTGCAGACCAGCACGCACCGGGTCAGCACGGCGCCGCTGACGATCGGCGGCGTGGACGTCCCGGCCGGCGCGACGGTGCTGATCAGCCTGCTCTCGGCGAACATGGACGGCGCGCGCTACCCGGACCCGGAGCACCTCCGGCTGTCCCGGACCGGCACGCCGCACCTCGCGTTCGGCCACGGCATCCACTACTGCCTGGGCGCGCCGCTGGCCCGGCTGGAGGCGCAGATCGCGTTCACCGGCCTGCTCGACCGCTTCCCGGAGCTGCGGATGGCGTTCTCCCCGGCGGAGCTGACCTGGCGGCCCGGCGCGCTGATCCACGGCCTGGAGGCACTGCCGGTGAGCGGCCTCGCCCCGCGTCACCCGTGA
- a CDS encoding FAD binding domain-containing protein yields MDLNTISEVVTVRDAPDLAAWRPGDAWLGGGTWLFSEPQPHLRRLIDLPGLRWPALTVTDEGLEIAATCTLAELHAFAAPDDWPAARLFPRACRALLGSFKIWNAATVGGNLCLALPAGPMISLTAALDGVCTVWGPSGPRTLDVLDFVTGPQRNALRPGELLRSVRLPVAALRAPTAFRQVSLSPVGRSAALLIGRRTAGLELTVTASVVRPLRLSFGTPPAAAELREAIAAIPAESYHDDVHGSPAWRRHMTFELAEGIRHELFD; encoded by the coding sequence GTGGATCTGAACACGATCTCCGAGGTCGTCACGGTGCGGGACGCGCCGGATCTCGCCGCGTGGCGGCCCGGCGACGCCTGGCTGGGCGGCGGCACCTGGCTCTTCTCCGAGCCGCAGCCGCACCTGCGCCGGCTGATCGACCTGCCGGGTCTGCGCTGGCCGGCGCTGACCGTCACGGACGAGGGCCTGGAGATCGCCGCGACCTGCACGCTGGCGGAGCTGCACGCGTTCGCCGCGCCGGACGACTGGCCCGCCGCCCGGCTCTTCCCGCGGGCGTGCCGCGCGCTGCTGGGCAGCTTCAAGATCTGGAACGCGGCCACGGTCGGCGGCAATCTCTGTCTGGCGCTGCCGGCCGGGCCGATGATCTCGCTGACCGCCGCGCTGGACGGCGTCTGCACGGTCTGGGGCCCGTCCGGGCCGCGCACGCTCGACGTCCTCGACTTCGTCACCGGCCCGCAGCGGAACGCGCTGCGCCCCGGTGAGCTGCTGCGCTCGGTGCGGTTGCCGGTCGCGGCGCTGCGGGCACCGACCGCGTTCCGGCAGGTCTCGCTGAGCCCGGTGGGCCGGTCCGCCGCGCTGCTGATCGGGCGGCGCACGGCCGGGCTGGAGCTGACCGTGACCGCGTCCGTGGTCCGGCCGCTGCGCCTGTCGTTCGGGACGCCGCCGGCCGCGGCCGAGCTGCGCGAGGCGATCGCCGCGATCCCGGCCGAGAGCTACCACGACGACGTGCACGGCTCGCCCGCCTGGCGGCGGCACATGACGTTCGAGCTGGCCGAGGGGATCCGTCATGAGCTATTCGATTGA